In Sinorhizobium mexicanum, one DNA window encodes the following:
- a CDS encoding sugar phosphate isomerase/epimerase family protein, with protein sequence MKIGLNTDGFAALSLEACLDRAVELGFACVEYGLGGWSSAPHVDIAELLANATARDRLLGMLRDRNLEISALNCSGNQLHPGESGAKDMKLVYDALDLAPLLGVRRIVMMSGLPEGGPGDACPNWITSSWPPEAMAMLEWQWSERVIPFWKDFAAAAERKGLRLCVELHGRQAVYNVESFFRLRDAVGPAVGVNFDPSHLIWMGGDPVSAIRALDDCIYHVHGKDTRIEPRARIDGLLDPKHVVPAHGRSWNFASLGHGTPVRGWLEILTALREVGYDDVISIENEDYALDADKAVATSAATLRFCIEQLGG encoded by the coding sequence ATGAAAATCGGCCTGAACACCGACGGCTTCGCTGCGCTTTCGCTGGAAGCATGCCTGGACCGCGCCGTGGAACTCGGGTTCGCCTGTGTCGAATACGGTCTCGGCGGCTGGTCGAGCGCGCCGCATGTCGACATTGCCGAATTGCTTGCGAATGCCACGGCCCGCGACCGGCTTCTCGGCATGCTGCGCGACCGCAATCTCGAAATCTCCGCGCTCAACTGTTCCGGGAACCAGTTGCATCCGGGCGAGAGCGGGGCGAAAGACATGAAGCTCGTCTATGACGCGCTGGATCTCGCGCCGCTGCTCGGAGTCCGGCGCATCGTCATGATGTCCGGACTGCCAGAGGGCGGGCCCGGTGACGCCTGTCCGAACTGGATCACCTCGTCCTGGCCGCCGGAAGCGATGGCGATGCTCGAATGGCAGTGGTCCGAGCGCGTCATTCCCTTCTGGAAGGATTTTGCGGCAGCGGCGGAGAGGAAGGGGCTCCGCCTGTGCGTCGAGCTGCATGGCCGGCAGGCCGTCTACAATGTCGAGAGCTTCTTTCGGTTGCGCGACGCCGTCGGCCCGGCCGTCGGCGTCAATTTCGATCCGAGCCACCTGATCTGGATGGGCGGCGATCCGGTTTCGGCGATCCGCGCACTCGACGACTGCATCTACCATGTCCACGGCAAGGACACGCGCATCGAGCCGCGGGCCCGCATCGACGGCCTGCTCGATCCGAAGCACGTGGTGCCAGCTCACGGCCGGTCGTGGAATTTCGCCTCGCTCGGCCACGGCACGCCGGTCCGGGGCTGGCTGGAGATCCTTACGGCGCTGCGGGAAGTCGGCTATGATGACGTGATTAGCATCGAGAACGAAGACTACGCCCTCGATGCCGACAAGGCCGTCGCCACCTCCGCGGCGACGCTGCGCTTCTGCATCGAGCAGCTAGGTGGCTGA
- a CDS encoding IS5 family transposase (programmed frameshift), with amino-acid sequence MGSEFWLSDQQWSVIEPLLPKNRPGARRVDDRRVISGIVHVLRVGCRWQDCPAVYGPPTTIYNRFHRWAGRGLWQKLFSALVAASPCDMQMIDSTTAKVHRSAAGGKGGRKTQAIGRSRGGRTTKIHAVVDGRGRPLGLQISPGQMGDVRAAVPLLQHLPPAYFLAADTAYDSDALRQYLTARGTIPVIPNNPTRKRRHPFDATAYRQRNVIERMFCRLKDWRRIATRYDKLATNFQAAVHIAAIIIWWTN; translated from the exons ATGGGAAGCGAATTCTGGCTAAGTGATCAGCAATGGTCCGTGATCGAACCGCTGCTGCCGAAGAACCGGCCCGGTGCGCGCCGGGTCGATGACCGCCGCGTCATCAGCGGCATTGTCCATGTGTTGCGTGTCGGCTGCCGTTGGCAGGATTGCCCGGCCGTCTATGGCCCGCCAACCACGATTTACAACCGCTTTCATCGCTGGGCCGGCCGCGGCCTGTGGCAGAAGCTGTTTTCGGCCCTGGTCGCGGCCAGTCCATGCGATATGCAGATGATCGACAGTACCACCGCGAAGGTCCATCGCTCCGCCGCTGGTGGAAAAGGGGGGCGCA AGACGCAGGCGATTGGTCGCTCCCGCGGCGGCCGGACGACGAAAATCCACGCCGTCGTAGACGGGCGCGGCCGGCCGCTCGGCCTGCAGATCTCGCCGGGGCAGATGGGCGATGTGCGCGCCGCCGTGCCGTTACTCCAGCACCTGCCACCCGCCTATTTCCTCGCCGCCGACACCGCTTACGACAGCGATGCCCTGCGCCAGTATCTGACCGCACGCGGCACCATTCCGGTCATTCCCAACAACCCGACCAGAAAGCGCCGCCATCCCTTCGATGCAACGGCCTATCGCCAGCGCAACGTCATCGAGCGGATGTTCTGCCGTCTCAAGGATTGGCGGCGGATCGCCACCCGCTACGACAAGCTCGCCACAAACTTCCAGGCTGCCGTCCACATCGCCGCTATCATCATCTGGTGGACCAATTGA
- a CDS encoding ABC transporter ATP-binding protein — MGDVQTLKKGEIALRDLSKSFQIGGRSLRVLRNVNLDIRSGECLAIVGASGSGKTTLLRILAGVEAADAGKVLIDNKPIAGVGSERAVIFQEPRLLPWQTVLENVAFGLEVRGGHARHATERARHYISLVGLAEFADAYPKQLSGGMAQRVGIARALTVRPEILLLDEPFGALDAMTKLTMQEELERIWRDENVTMVLVTHDLEEAVYLADRVLVLPKSKDSNPKIIEIDLARPRDRSEPGFVRYRKDLLREFGLH, encoded by the coding sequence ATGGGAGATGTCCAGACTTTGAAAAAAGGGGAGATCGCGCTGCGCGATCTCTCGAAATCCTTCCAGATCGGTGGACGTTCGCTCAGGGTTCTCAGGAACGTCAACCTGGATATCCGCTCGGGCGAATGCCTCGCAATCGTCGGGGCCAGCGGATCGGGCAAGACCACATTGCTGCGCATCCTGGCGGGCGTCGAGGCCGCGGACGCCGGCAAGGTGCTGATCGACAACAAGCCGATCGCGGGCGTTGGCAGCGAACGCGCCGTCATCTTCCAGGAGCCACGCCTGCTTCCCTGGCAGACGGTTCTCGAGAACGTCGCGTTCGGGCTGGAGGTCAGGGGTGGCCATGCGCGTCACGCCACGGAGCGCGCGCGCCATTACATCTCCCTGGTGGGACTGGCCGAATTTGCGGATGCCTATCCCAAGCAGCTCTCGGGCGGGATGGCGCAAAGGGTCGGTATCGCGCGAGCGCTGACGGTCCGGCCGGAGATCCTGCTGCTTGACGAGCCATTTGGCGCGCTCGATGCGATGACCAAGCTGACGATGCAGGAGGAGCTGGAGCGAATATGGCGGGATGAGAACGTGACGATGGTTCTCGTCACCCACGATCTTGAGGAAGCGGTCTACCTCGCAGATCGCGTCCTGGTTCTTCCGAAGAGCAAGGACAGCAACCCGAAGATCATCGAGATCGATCTCGCCCGGCCACGTGATCGCAGCGAGCCGGGTTTTGTCCGGTACCGCAAGGATCTGCTCCGCGAGTTCGGGCTACACTGA
- a CDS encoding ABC transporter substrate-binding protein, with protein MTISIRSLGLGTLFAIGLSGSATAQSPDQVTLRYLASHGSISAHELAAELGYFDGTGIKLENVGYASGGPESLFGLASGSVDIGSAATAAVINSIASGNDFVAAYPTNGINEQVKSIFYVLEDSPIRSIEDIAGKTIAVNTLGAHLDYAVREALHSKGLPQNAANLVAVPGPQLEQTLRSKQVDIAAVGYWQATFNGQIVDNGGVRAIFDDTDVLGEIAGGFAVLRRDFVEEHPEAARSFVDQSARAADWSRENPEEARALLAKILEKRGENGALAKHWTGFGLRPGARATERDLDFWIGVLEREGSLPQGKYKASDLLLQTTASAAAN; from the coding sequence ATGACCATCTCCATTCGCTCTCTCGGGCTTGGCACCCTGTTTGCCATCGGTCTCTCCGGATCTGCGACGGCGCAGTCGCCCGACCAAGTGACCTTGCGCTACCTTGCCAGCCATGGCAGCATATCGGCGCACGAGCTCGCAGCCGAACTTGGCTACTTCGACGGCACGGGCATCAAGCTCGAGAACGTCGGCTATGCGAGCGGCGGTCCGGAGTCGCTCTTCGGGCTCGCATCCGGCAGCGTCGACATAGGCTCCGCGGCGACCGCGGCCGTCATCAACTCGATCGCCAGCGGCAATGATTTTGTCGCCGCCTATCCGACCAACGGCATCAACGAACAGGTCAAGAGCATCTTCTACGTGCTCGAAGACAGCCCGATCAGATCCATCGAGGATATCGCCGGCAAGACCATTGCGGTGAACACGCTCGGCGCCCACCTCGACTACGCGGTACGGGAAGCGCTGCACAGCAAGGGCTTGCCGCAGAATGCCGCCAACCTCGTCGCCGTGCCGGGACCGCAACTGGAGCAGACGCTACGCTCGAAGCAGGTGGACATCGCTGCGGTCGGATACTGGCAGGCAACGTTCAACGGCCAGATCGTCGACAATGGCGGCGTACGCGCAATCTTCGACGATACTGACGTCCTTGGCGAGATTGCCGGTGGCTTCGCCGTTCTTCGTCGCGACTTTGTCGAAGAACACCCGGAAGCGGCCAGGAGCTTTGTCGACCAGTCTGCACGTGCGGCCGACTGGTCGAGAGAGAATCCGGAAGAAGCCCGGGCGCTGCTTGCAAAAATTCTTGAAAAACGCGGTGAGAATGGCGCACTCGCCAAGCACTGGACCGGCTTCGGGTTGCGGCCGGGCGCGCGTGCGACCGAACGAGATCTCGATTTCTGGATTGGCGTTCTCGAGCGCGAGGGCAGCCTGCCCCAGGGCAAGTACAAGGCGTCCGATCTTCTGCTCCAGACCACCGCCAGCGCTGCGGCAAACTGA
- a CDS encoding TrkH family potassium uptake protein yields MNATIYRSAINIAALAGLYLSIAMLIPAFVDLVYGHPDWKVFAVSAFLTGGLCLLTVAATRAGPPPFNRKMGFLLVNLLWFVASLVGTVPFWLSSLDLDFAEALFEGVSAITTTGSTVIVGLDNAPPGILVWRSLLHWLGGIGIVALGLFVMPYLRVGGMSFFKMESSDTTDKPFARIVTFTRAFVFVYVLFTLVCAVTYGALGMNRFDAINHAMSTIATGGFSTHDASFGHYNSLPLLWAASFFMTISSLPFSIMIVLVVRGRLDTLRDPQIIVFLSYLSAFAIAATLYQRLVNGTDMYAALAHSFFTVSSILSTTGFASDDYMLWGEFIVALAFAATFMGGCSGSTAGGMKAYRFIIIFKSIRAGLYGLLYPNAVYSVRYGTTVVDADLQRAVFLFFSTFMVIWAAGSLVMGALGYDMVTAASAVATALANVGAGLGPIIGPAGNFSTLSDPALYLLSLMMLLGRLEVLTLLVILTPVFWKN; encoded by the coding sequence TTGAATGCAACGATTTACCGGTCCGCCATCAATATCGCCGCGCTGGCCGGCCTCTATCTGTCGATCGCGATGCTCATTCCCGCATTTGTGGATCTCGTCTATGGCCATCCGGACTGGAAGGTGTTCGCCGTCTCGGCCTTTCTGACGGGCGGCCTGTGTCTGTTGACGGTTGCCGCCACCCGCGCCGGGCCTCCGCCGTTCAACAGGAAGATGGGTTTTCTTCTCGTCAATCTGCTGTGGTTCGTGGCTTCGCTGGTCGGAACGGTGCCGTTCTGGCTTTCCTCGCTCGATCTCGATTTCGCCGAGGCGCTGTTCGAGGGGGTTTCGGCAATCACGACCACCGGGTCGACCGTCATCGTTGGCCTCGACAACGCGCCGCCGGGCATTCTCGTCTGGCGCTCGCTGTTGCATTGGCTGGGCGGGATCGGGATCGTCGCGCTCGGCCTCTTCGTAATGCCTTATCTCAGGGTCGGCGGCATGTCCTTCTTCAAGATGGAATCCTCCGACACGACCGACAAGCCGTTTGCGCGCATCGTCACCTTTACCCGTGCCTTCGTCTTCGTCTACGTGCTTTTTACGCTCGTCTGCGCCGTCACCTACGGCGCGCTCGGCATGAACCGCTTCGACGCGATCAATCATGCCATGTCGACGATCGCGACCGGCGGTTTTTCCACCCATGACGCATCCTTCGGCCATTACAACAGCCTGCCGCTGTTGTGGGCAGCATCCTTCTTCATGACGATCAGCAGCCTGCCGTTTTCGATCATGATTGTCCTTGTCGTCCGAGGCCGGCTGGACACGCTCAGGGACCCCCAGATCATCGTCTTCCTGTCCTATTTATCTGCCTTCGCCATTGCCGCGACCCTCTATCAGCGGCTGGTCAACGGCACCGACATGTACGCTGCGCTCGCGCATTCGTTCTTCACGGTCTCGTCGATCCTGTCGACGACCGGCTTTGCCAGCGACGATTACATGCTGTGGGGAGAGTTCATCGTGGCGCTGGCCTTCGCCGCCACGTTCATGGGCGGCTGTTCCGGCTCGACCGCCGGCGGCATGAAGGCCTATCGCTTCATCATCATCTTCAAATCCATCCGAGCCGGCCTTTACGGGCTCCTGTATCCGAACGCGGTATACTCGGTGCGTTATGGCACGACGGTCGTCGACGCGGACCTGCAGCGCGCCGTCTTCCTCTTCTTCTCGACCTTCATGGTGATATGGGCTGCCGGCAGCCTGGTGATGGGAGCCTTGGGCTATGACATGGTGACAGCGGCATCGGCCGTGGCCACGGCGCTTGCCAATGTCGGAGCGGGGTTGGGGCCGATCATCGGGCCGGCGGGCAATTTTTCAACGCTGTCGGATCCGGCGCTTTACCTGCTCTCGCTGATGATGTTGCTCGGGCGTCTTGAGGTGTTGACCCTGCTCGTCATTCTGACGCCGGTCTTCTGGAAGAATTGA
- a CDS encoding LLM class flavin-dependent oxidoreductase, with the protein MTRKIKLGAFLPGGGQHIAAWRHPEAPADGATSFEFHKKLAQTTERGLFDAYFLADNLSVGLGGREGGNAKIAGFEPVTLFAALAPFTTHLGFIATASTTYEEPYTLARKFASLDLLSNGRAGWNVVTSAGDETARNFNRETQPTHAERYERAHEHVETVKALWDSWEDDAFIRDKATGRFFDAGRVHDINHRGKHFSVKGPLNAPRPIQGHPVVVQAGQSEDGRGLAAATAEVIFTAHQNLTSAQEFYRDIKARVRRAGRNPEYVLIMPGVAPFVGRTEEEARSKYERLNELIVPEDGVALLNGLTGGTLDLTGYPLDGPLPVSQETEGMKSRQALIRKIADEHGFTIRQLYQWIATARGHYTVVGSAEQVADQLEEWFRNEAADGFNILPPWLPGALDDFVDLVIPELQRRGLFRTAYEGRTLRENLGLPRPENPWTQSRGAVQAAE; encoded by the coding sequence ATGACCAGAAAGATCAAACTCGGCGCCTTTCTGCCCGGCGGCGGCCAGCATATCGCCGCCTGGAGACACCCGGAGGCTCCGGCTGACGGGGCGACAAGTTTCGAGTTCCACAAGAAGCTCGCGCAGACGACCGAACGTGGCCTGTTCGACGCCTATTTTCTAGCGGACAATCTCTCCGTCGGGCTCGGGGGGCGTGAAGGCGGGAACGCCAAGATTGCGGGGTTCGAGCCGGTCACGCTGTTTGCCGCACTCGCACCGTTCACGACGCATCTCGGCTTCATCGCGACCGCGTCGACAACCTACGAGGAGCCCTATACGCTCGCCCGCAAATTCGCGTCTCTCGACCTTCTCTCCAACGGCCGGGCGGGGTGGAACGTGGTGACTTCGGCGGGTGATGAGACGGCTCGCAACTTCAACAGGGAAACGCAACCGACCCATGCCGAGCGCTATGAGCGCGCCCATGAGCATGTCGAAACGGTGAAAGCCCTCTGGGACAGCTGGGAGGACGACGCCTTCATCCGTGACAAGGCGACCGGCCGCTTCTTCGACGCCGGACGTGTCCACGATATCAATCACAGGGGCAAGCATTTCTCGGTGAAGGGGCCGCTCAACGCACCTCGCCCGATACAAGGACACCCCGTCGTCGTCCAGGCGGGACAATCCGAAGACGGACGCGGGCTCGCGGCTGCGACGGCGGAAGTGATCTTCACCGCCCATCAGAATCTCACTTCCGCCCAGGAGTTCTACCGGGACATCAAGGCGCGTGTCCGACGCGCAGGACGCAACCCCGAGTACGTGCTGATCATGCCAGGGGTCGCACCCTTCGTCGGCCGCACGGAGGAAGAGGCGCGCAGCAAGTACGAGCGGCTGAACGAGCTCATCGTTCCAGAGGACGGCGTCGCCCTGCTCAATGGGTTGACCGGCGGAACGCTCGACCTGACGGGATATCCGCTCGACGGTCCGCTGCCCGTCAGCCAGGAGACCGAAGGCATGAAGAGCCGCCAGGCGCTGATCCGCAAGATTGCCGACGAGCACGGCTTCACGATCCGGCAGCTCTACCAGTGGATCGCGACGGCGAGAGGTCACTACACCGTCGTCGGCAGCGCCGAGCAGGTCGCCGACCAACTCGAGGAATGGTTCCGCAACGAAGCGGCGGACGGGTTCAACATCCTGCCGCCGTGGCTTCCCGGGGCGCTTGACGACTTTGTCGACCTGGTGATCCCCGAACTGCAGCGCCGGGGGCTGTTCCGGACCGCATACGAGGGCCGCACGCTTCGCGAAAACCTCGGCCTCCCCAGACCGGAGAATCCATGGACGCAATCGCGCGGAGCCGTTCAGGCCGCGGAATAA
- a CDS encoding Gfo/Idh/MocA family protein produces MKGNAIAVIGAGMIGAAHAFGYRTNLPRFKDRIAGLRLATACDGNEALAGRLAATWGFEKTATDLNAVIADPEIGIVSVCLPNALHAEVTLAAIAAGKHVLCEKPLALNAEEALRIHRAAIASPAVSATVFNYRRIPAVAAIRDIIAAGGIGDLVNLLVQYESEYAADPDLPHSWRYEKSRAGAGALLDVGTHAIDTARFLCGEVSEIAGAIGTISVKERFLPAAAGIGHDKVALSRESRAVDNDDVMSALLRFDNGCQGMFLASRVAVGAGNTLSFSVTGTRGALRYNSRTPAHYEIARFDGSGQSPFALVANNPALPYAELLPVPHDGVAIGYAEVFGFMIHEFLEAIAANRPMQNGSTLDGLRAAQILDAIQFAANSGTPAKVSHAD; encoded by the coding sequence ATGAAGGGGAACGCCATCGCCGTCATCGGTGCCGGCATGATCGGTGCCGCGCACGCATTCGGCTACCGAACGAACCTGCCGCGTTTCAAGGACCGCATCGCCGGCCTTCGGCTTGCTACGGCCTGCGATGGCAACGAGGCGCTCGCCGGCCGCCTCGCCGCGACCTGGGGCTTCGAGAAGACGGCAACCGACCTCAACGCGGTTATTGCCGATCCCGAAATCGGCATCGTCAGTGTCTGCCTGCCGAATGCGCTGCATGCGGAGGTGACGCTCGCGGCGATTGCCGCGGGAAAGCACGTTCTCTGCGAGAAGCCGCTCGCCCTCAATGCCGAGGAGGCGTTGCGCATCCATCGCGCCGCGATCGCGTCGCCGGCCGTCTCCGCAACGGTCTTCAACTACCGGCGCATTCCGGCCGTTGCGGCGATACGAGACATCATCGCGGCCGGGGGAATCGGCGATCTCGTCAACCTTCTCGTCCAGTACGAAAGCGAATATGCCGCCGATCCCGACCTGCCGCACAGCTGGCGGTACGAGAAGAGCCGCGCCGGTGCCGGTGCCTTGCTCGACGTCGGGACTCATGCCATCGACACGGCCCGCTTTCTCTGTGGAGAAGTCTCCGAGATCGCCGGCGCCATCGGCACGATTTCCGTCAAGGAGCGCTTTCTGCCGGCAGCCGCCGGCATCGGCCACGACAAGGTTGCCCTCAGCCGCGAAAGCAGAGCCGTCGACAACGACGATGTGATGTCCGCCCTGCTTCGGTTCGACAACGGCTGCCAGGGCATGTTTCTTGCCAGCCGGGTGGCGGTCGGCGCGGGCAATACGCTTTCCTTTTCGGTCACCGGCACGAGGGGTGCCCTGCGTTACAATTCCCGCACGCCGGCCCATTACGAAATCGCGCGCTTCGACGGCAGCGGACAATCGCCCTTTGCGCTGGTCGCGAATAATCCCGCCCTTCCCTATGCGGAATTGCTGCCCGTTCCCCATGACGGCGTGGCGATCGGCTATGCGGAGGTATTCGGGTTCATGATCCACGAATTTCTCGAAGCGATCGCCGCAAACCGTCCCATGCAGAACGGATCGACGCTCGACGGCCTGCGCGCCGCGCAGATCCTCGACGCCATCCAATTCGCCGCGAATTCCGGCACGCCGGCGAAGGTTTCGCACGCCGATTGA
- a CDS encoding FAD/NAD(P)-binding protein: MGRASRGRGEEDRRGALAEAEGREVTFVSGGCPTVGVIGGGFTGAVVAATLARDKSMEGWQIAVFEPRERLGCGLAYDTDDPAHRVNVPAGRMSLDPDDADHFIRWMELRGEPRDDRDAQAADGYLYPRRGLFGRYVADAVAPHLGNGRIVHHRQRVISVERRGGDWEIRGDAGTTLRADILVIATTHPAPAAPAGIDSVLQGHPRYVADTTAPGALAAIRPDDHVLIIGTGLTAADVIASLRTTGRTGPITAFSRRGLRSAGHAAQAQEPYGDFTGAPSRTATDLLVRVRRAVADAEADGFSWHAVFDALRSQGGEIWRGLPLTERRRLIRHLRPFWDVHRFRIAPQIDAIVRAGLQSGGIRILAGRIDRLERNGDEIAATFRRRHGAGIEHWSVDAVVITTGPAHKSVLKSQPWLETLSADGYLQPDAVGLGVACSETSRALDSEGREMETLFIAGPLARGTFGELMGLPQVNDHAIFVAEQVAALARGQGAAKAAPSRDDGLEASRAASTS; the protein is encoded by the coding sequence ATGGGGAGAGCCTCCCGAGGGCGTGGCGAAGAAGATCGCCGGGGTGCCCTTGCCGAAGCGGAGGGACGCGAGGTGACTTTCGTAAGCGGGGGGTGCCCCACGGTCGGTGTGATTGGCGGCGGTTTTACCGGAGCGGTCGTCGCGGCAACTCTCGCACGCGACAAGAGCATGGAAGGATGGCAGATCGCCGTCTTCGAGCCGCGCGAACGTCTCGGTTGCGGTCTTGCTTATGACACAGATGATCCGGCGCATCGCGTCAATGTGCCGGCCGGGCGCATGAGTCTCGATCCGGACGACGCCGACCATTTCATCCGCTGGATGGAGCTTCGCGGCGAGCCGCGCGACGACAGGGATGCACAGGCGGCGGACGGCTATCTCTATCCGCGCCGCGGCCTTTTCGGCCGCTATGTCGCGGATGCCGTGGCGCCGCACCTCGGCAACGGCCGCATCGTCCACCACCGGCAGAGGGTTATCAGCGTTGAGCGGCGTGGTGGAGATTGGGAAATCCGGGGTGACGCCGGCACCACGCTTCGCGCCGACATACTGGTGATCGCAACCACCCATCCCGCCCCTGCGGCACCGGCGGGCATCGACAGCGTGTTGCAGGGGCACCCACGCTATGTGGCGGATACCACGGCGCCTGGGGCTCTGGCGGCCATCCGCCCTGACGACCACGTCCTGATCATCGGTACCGGCCTCACGGCGGCGGATGTCATCGCTTCCTTGCGCACCACCGGGCGGACCGGGCCGATCACCGCCTTTTCCCGGCGCGGCCTCCGCTCGGCCGGGCACGCGGCCCAAGCCCAGGAGCCCTATGGAGACTTCACTGGGGCGCCATCGCGAACGGCGACAGACCTGCTGGTGCGCGTACGGCGGGCTGTTGCCGACGCCGAGGCTGACGGCTTTTCGTGGCATGCGGTCTTCGATGCACTGCGCAGCCAAGGCGGAGAGATCTGGCGCGGCCTGCCACTCACGGAACGGCGGCGGCTGATACGCCATCTGCGCCCCTTCTGGGACGTTCATCGCTTTCGCATCGCGCCGCAGATCGATGCTATCGTCAGAGCAGGACTGCAGTCGGGCGGCATCCGCATTCTGGCGGGCCGGATCGATCGGCTCGAGAGAAACGGCGACGAGATCGCCGCGACGTTCCGGCGGCGCCACGGAGCCGGGATCGAGCACTGGAGTGTCGATGCCGTTGTGATCACGACGGGGCCGGCACACAAATCCGTCTTGAAGAGCCAGCCCTGGCTCGAAACGCTTTCAGCCGACGGCTACCTGCAGCCGGATGCCGTCGGGCTTGGCGTTGCATGCAGCGAGACAAGCCGGGCGCTCGACAGTGAGGGCCGGGAGATGGAGACGCTTTTCATCGCCGGACCGCTCGCCCGCGGCACCTTCGGGGAACTGATGGGGCTGCCACAGGTCAACGACCACGCCATCTTCGTGGCGGAACAGGTGGCCGCACTTGCTCGCGGGCAGGGAGCCGCGAAGGCCGCTCCTTCGCGAGACGACGGATTAGAGGCATCGCGGGCTGCGTCGACAAGTTAG
- the msuE gene encoding FMN reductase, with product MPDKRVVGISGNITRPSKTRTFVDHIVHRLALSVGASAQTFDIEDFGHSLPHARRLDDLAPEARYIVNQAITADVLVVGSPTFKGSYTGLFKHCFDLFDPSSLRGKPVILAATGGGERHSLIVEHQLRPLFGFFEALAMPTAIYASDKDFEEGALISEAIHARVGLAVDETTRVLGRSDRRSIAA from the coding sequence ATGCCGGATAAAAGAGTGGTCGGAATCTCGGGAAACATTACGCGCCCGTCCAAAACAAGGACTTTCGTAGATCATATCGTTCATCGGCTTGCGCTGAGTGTCGGAGCCTCGGCACAGACATTCGACATAGAAGACTTCGGCCATTCTCTGCCACATGCAAGGCGGTTGGACGATCTCGCTCCGGAAGCGCGATACATCGTCAACCAGGCGATCACGGCCGACGTGCTGGTCGTTGGCTCTCCGACGTTCAAAGGCAGCTATACCGGACTGTTCAAGCACTGCTTCGACCTCTTCGATCCCTCGTCGCTACGCGGCAAGCCGGTCATCCTTGCGGCAACCGGCGGCGGCGAGCGTCATTCGCTGATCGTCGAGCACCAGCTGCGCCCGCTGTTCGGCTTCTTTGAAGCACTGGCAATGCCGACGGCAATCTACGCGTCGGACAAGGATTTCGAGGAGGGCGCCCTGATCTCGGAAGCGATCCATGCGCGGGTCGGGCTGGCGGTCGACGAAACAACGCGCGTGCTGGGACGCTCCGACCGGCGGAGCATCGCCGCTTAG
- a CDS encoding ABC transporter permease: MSLQDVDRSILANRGAGGVKAEEYLQRASVKLRNWLSRYGLLAAFLVFWQAASSSGWINPAVFPPIDAILSAMWRGVFGGALLDDIAISLQRSGLAFVAAVAVAIPLGLFMGQVRPIEQALDPILQLFRQTSALALYPVFILLLGLGEASKVFVIFWATLFPLLLNTISGVKEVDSKLIEMARVYGASRPTVFRRVVLPGAIPAIFVGLRLSATTALLLLIASEMIGANKGVGFQVMNAQYNFQIPLMFAAIFILAGLGLIANYALVFAQRRLCRWSDVSI; this comes from the coding sequence ATGAGCTTGCAGGACGTCGACAGATCAATCCTCGCCAACCGCGGCGCCGGTGGCGTCAAAGCGGAAGAATATCTCCAGCGGGCCAGCGTAAAACTTCGAAACTGGCTGTCGCGCTACGGACTTCTGGCTGCCTTTCTCGTCTTCTGGCAAGCCGCCAGCAGCAGCGGTTGGATCAATCCGGCCGTTTTCCCGCCGATCGACGCGATCCTTTCTGCCATGTGGAGAGGCGTCTTCGGCGGAGCCCTGCTCGACGATATCGCCATCAGCCTTCAACGATCCGGCCTGGCATTCGTTGCTGCCGTCGCGGTGGCGATACCGCTCGGCCTGTTCATGGGGCAGGTGCGCCCGATCGAACAGGCGCTCGATCCGATCCTTCAGCTCTTCAGGCAGACATCGGCGCTGGCGCTTTATCCGGTGTTCATCCTGCTGCTCGGGCTCGGCGAGGCATCCAAGGTTTTCGTGATCTTCTGGGCGACATTGTTCCCGCTGCTCTTGAACACGATCAGCGGGGTCAAGGAAGTCGATTCGAAGCTGATCGAAATGGCGCGTGTCTACGGAGCGTCCCGTCCGACCGTCTTCCGGCGGGTCGTCCTGCCCGGAGCCATTCCCGCCATCTTCGTCGGCCTGCGGCTGAGCGCCACCACCGCGCTGCTGTTGCTGATCGCCTCAGAGATGATCGGCGCCAACAAGGGCGTCGGCTTCCAGGTCATGAACGCTCAGTACAACTTCCAGATACCGCTGATGTTCGCGGCGATCTTCATCCTCGCCGGGCTCGGGCTCATCGCCAACTACGCGCTTGTCTTCGCGCAGCGCCGCCTCTGCCGCTGGAGTGATGTTTCGATCTAG